The nucleotide sequence TGTTTGGCATAGTCAGCGTAGTTCTGCTCGATGTGGTGCTTGATTCCGTGCGGACGCCCGGCCGGCGGGGGCGCGGACTCCAAAGACTTCTGCGGCTTGCCGTCCGGACCGATCTGCACCTGGTACTGCTCTTGATCCTTGACGTCGCCTCTGACCGAGATCGTCTCGGTCTGTTGCCAGGTGTACTGCGCGAGGCGTTGCTGATTCGCGCTGATGGAGGCTTTGATCTGCGCCAGCTTGGCCTGGAGCGAAGCGTTGTCGGCCAGCACCGGCGAGATCGAAACGGCGACCAGGCTCAGCACGCCGACCGCAGCGTGTCGGAACTTGCTCATCAAGTGTTCTCTTTCCGAGTTACGGAGCGGTGACGACCGTGTAGTAGAGTCCGTTGGCTCCGTACGCAGGCTGGAACCATGTGGTACCGCAGACAGTATACGTCACACCCGACACGACTTGAGCGGCGCAACCCGTTGCCGGCACCGTGGCCGTCCTTTCGCCGATCGAATACGCGACTGCCGCTCCCGCGACCGCAGCGCCGGCGATGCAGCCGGCACAACTCGAATAACAATTGTAGCAGCCGGCGGCGTATACCGGGGGCGGCGGGGGATAGCCGTAGTAGCCGCCCGTGTGGTACGCGCTGTTGTACGTCGCCGAGGTGGTGCCGCCGTACGTGTTCGTGTGCGTCGCACCGTTGCCGTACTGCCCTGACGTCGTGCCCCCGTAGACATTCGAGTGCGTGGCTCCGCTCCCGTACTTGCCCGAGGTGGTGCCGCCGTACGTGTTCGTATGCGTCGCACCGTTGCCGTACGAGCCCGACGTGTGGCCGCCGTAGGCGTTCGTATGCGACGTCGAGTCGTAGCTGTGCGACGTGCTGCCCCCGTACGCGTTGGCATGAGCGTAGGCGAACGCGGGGCTGCACTGCAACGCGCCCAGCGCGAGTCCGAGTGCTCCTATGGCGATCTTCTTCAACATCATCATATCCTCTTGAGATCTCTTTCTAGGAATTCTTCTTCGGTGCCGGCGTGGGCCCGGGCCACGGATGCTTGAATGGGATACGTTTTGCGTTAGCGGCTGCGCCTGAGCTGAACGCGTCGGCTCCCACGACCGGGTCGATCTGCCAGTCGGAGAACGCAAGCTCGTGGCGCAACTGCGCCGGATCATTCAGATATACCGCGCGCACGAGACGCGGCAGCTTGTCATCCGCGCCGATCCACACCTGCTCGAAGACTCCGAACGCGACGTACGCGACCACATCGGTCGTCGTCCCACCGACCACCTTCGATTGACCGACGTAATAAGCAAGTTTGAGACCCGGCGAGAGATCCGTGTATGGATCGGTGACGATGACGTCCGTGAACGGGAAATAGGTCCCCGAAAGCTTGTAGGCCGCTTCGAGCATAGTGTCAATCGTCGCGGGAGCCGGCGAGACGGCGGCCAGGTTTTCCGTCGGAAAGTACCCGGTGACCGTCTTTCCGTCGTAGTAGTATTCGCGAGGCGACCCGTCTCCAGGCATGATGATGCGCAGCTTATCAGGGCGCACGAGCGTCACTTGATACTGGGTCGAGGATGCCAGTGGGTGCCCCTGGCGGCTGGGCTGCTCGAAGATCTCCAGGGCGGCGAACGACATGCTCTTGGCCGCCGCCAGCCGCGCGCTGCTCGCTTTGAGGATGTCCAGCGCCCTTGGCTCCAACGGAGGCGGGGTCGCGGTCGGCCGCGGCGTGGGCTGCGCTGCCGTGGCTTGGTGGGCCAAACCGAAAACGGCCGGCCCGAGCAGCAACAGCGCGATGAGGACGCGCCCTATGGTCGTTCTCATGTTCTCCAGCTCTCTATTTCGCCTTGACGTGGTGGACTCGACCACCCAGAGGGTGTTCTGTTGCGAAACCGCGGCTCATATCCTCCACTTTACGCCGGGGTAGGTGATACGTAGGAAGAACCGCTGTCAACTCCCACGGGGCAACGTCGCCCTCGAGATACCCTCAGTTCGTTTTCGCGGCGACGGCGTTTGCGCCGTGGCATTTCTTATACTTTCTGGAGCTTCCGCAAGGGCAAAGCTCATTGCGGCCGGCCTTCGCGAATGCCGATGCGCGATCGCGTGTGTGCTCGGCGGCGAGCAGAGGCATGACGCCTTTGGCTTCTTGTCCTCGCTTCAGGAACTCGCCGATGAGCCGCATCGGTCTATCGATGTGATGGAAGAACGCTTTGTAGCCTTCGCACAGGTAATTCAGGCCTTGCTCGCCATCCGGGGTGGTGATGAAGCGATTCTTCGGACATTCGCCGTGACAGGCGAAACGCACGTCGCATTCTCGGCAATATTTCGGAAGCGATTCCAGCTTCGCACGCCCGAAATCACGCTGAAAATCTGAATTGACCATCTCCCTCATCGGGCGTTCGCCGATATTGCCGAGCAAGTATTTCGGTTCGACGAAATGATCACAAGAGTAGAGATCGCCATTGTGCTCCAGCGCGAGCCCGGCTCCGCAAGTCGCATCGAACACACACATGCCGGATGGCAATCCTAGCCAGCTTCTTGCAGCTGCCTCAAACGTCTGCACGAAGACCTTCCCCACGTCGTAGCGCACCCACTCGTCAAAGACCGCGCTGAGGAAGTCGCCCAGCTGTTTGGGCAGCACGGATCGCTCCGAGACCTTCGATCCTTGTTGATACAGCGTCCGTCCATCGTCGTTCACGCGCTCGATGACCGGGATGAACTGGATCCATGTCGTCCGGGCCTCGTCGCGCAAGAAGCGATACACCTCGAGCGGGTGATCGCCGTTCACGCGATTGACCGTGGTCAGGATGTTGTACTCGACGCCGTGCTTTTGAAGCAGCCGTAGGCCGCGCATCACGTTGTCGAACGTCCCACGCCCGCCCTTATCAACACGATTGGTGTCGTGAAGCTCACGCGGTCCATCGATGCTGATGCCGATGAGGTAGTTGTTGGCCTTGAAGAACTCGCACCATTCGTCGGTCAGCAAGGTGCCGTTCGTCTGCAGCGTGTTCTCGAACACCATGCCCGGCTTTTTGTGTTTGTTCTGGAATGCAATCGCACGGCGATAGAAATCGACGCCCATGATCGTCGGCTCACCGCCTTGCCACGCCACGGTCACGTGGTTGCTGCGGTGCCCTTCGATCAACTGCCGGATGTAGGTCTCGAGCATAGCGTCGTCCATCCGGAACCGGCTCCCCGGATAGAGTTGTTCTTTGTCTAGAAAAAAGCAGTAGGAACAATCAAGGTTGCAAATCGCCCCTGCCGGTTTCGCCATCACATGAAATCGCGATAGAGTCCGTTCATCCATTTCCTATAGGATAGTGCCGGCTCTCTCCTTCGCGTATGAAGCCCGTGAGAAAAAGTGGTGATGCCAGATCTACGACCCGAAGGCGAAGAGGCGTTTCCAGTCCTGCTTCATGCTGATGACGGACCACTTTCGGGCCTTCGCCTCATCATAGAGCGCCTGGGTAAACGTGCCGACCTTCGTATCCGGCAGGCCCGTGGCCGGGCCGTAGGCATATTCGCGTTGTGCATCGTCATGCAACACGAGCATCATCAAGCACGCCCCGCCCCCTGACTGCGTGTACTCGAGCATCTGCTGATCACCGGTCGAGTTGCCGAACGCCGCTTGCGGCGGGCCTCCGATGAACAGATAGATATCCTCGGCTTTGCCCGACATGTTGTCGTTTAGCTCCAGCTTCGGCGCCCGCATCAAGACCGTCTGTCCGTTCTTGCCGTAGGTGTATTGCGTCTCGACCGCGGACCCGATGATTTGCCGGGATGGGATGCCGTACACGCGATCGCTATAGGCGCGGACGAAATCTTGACCGCCTCCGGTCACGATGTAGGTCATATAGCCGTTGGCACGCAGGTAGCGCATCACCTCAAGCATCGGCAGGTAGACAAGGTCGGTGTACAGATGGTTCCAGCGGGGCTGCTTCGCTGTGCCGATCCAATCCGCTGCTATGGCGCTGAATGCATTCACAGACATCCCAGTGTGGGTGGCAAAGACGATCGCTTCGAAATCCTTCACGGTGAACTTGGCCATCGCAGCTTTGTCGCCAGAGAGCACCGACTTGAACGGCTCTGTGGTTTTCCACTCCGGATGCTGCGGCGCCAGCGCGATGACCCGATCGAACGCGAACACGACTTGCGTATATATCGGGTGCTCAACCCACATGGTGCCGTCTTGATCAAAGGTGGCGACGCGTTGTGAGGGCGCGACGTACTTGGGATTGGAGCTGTCCGTGGTGACGCGCACGAATTCGAGGATCGCCTGCTTCGCCGCGCCATCGTTCCAGGACGGCAGCGGATCGGAGCCCGCTTCGCCGGTGAGCCCGACGGTTGCGAGCAGCGCGCCGCCGAACGCCAAGAACTCTTGGCGCGCCATTGCGCCGGGGCGGCCGCTTGGACGACTGGGTAAACCCTTGATTCGCTTCATGATGTTCTCCCTGATGTCGAAGCCTCGAAGGCGAAGAGGCGCTTCCAGTCGTTTTTCATACTGATGACGATCCAGCCCTTGGCCTTCGCGTCGTCATACAGCGCTTGAGTGAAGGTGCCGAACGGCGTGTCGGGCAGCCCGGTCGCCGGCCCGTAGAGATACTCCCGCGCCGCGTCGTCATGGAAGACGAGCATCATGAGGCGCGCGCCGCGATTCCCGCTCGTATACTCGAGCATCGCCTGATCACCCGTCGAGTTCCCGAACGCCGCGTGCGGACGGCGACCGAGAAAGAGGTAGATATCTTCGGGCTTGGCAGCGACGTCGTTAAAGAGAAGAATATCAGGCTGCTTCATGAGGACGCCGCGGCCCTCTGAATCTGACACATATTCAGTCTTGGCCGCAGAGCCGATGACGTGCTCTGGGGGTACTCCATACACCTTTTGCGCGAACGCGCGCACAAACGCTTGGCCTCCGCCGGTGACGAGATACACTCGGAAACCGCTGGCACGCAGATAGTTCATCACCTCCAGCATGGGCTGGTAGGTGAGCTCCGTGTATGGCCTTCCCCAGCGCGGATCTCTCGCTTTCGCGATCCAATCGGCGACGATCTCGGCAAACGCCTCGGTCGTCACTCCGGCATGCGTCGTCATCACGATCGCCTCTAGATCTTTCATGGTGAATTTCGACAGCGCGGCCTTGTCGCCCGCGAGCACCGACTTGAACGGCTCGGTGTTCTTCCACTCAGGATGCTGTGGCGCCAGCGCCACAACCCGATCGAGCGCGAAGACGAGTTGCGTGTACATCGGGTGCTCGACCCACAGCGTGCCATCCTGATCGAAGGTCGCGAAGCGGTCTTCTTCCCGCACGAAATCGGGGCTCGCCTTGTCGGTCGCCCTCTGCACAAAATCTACGATTGCCGCCTTCGCGGGCCCCTCGTTCCATGAAGGCAACAGGTCAGCGACGGTCATCACGGTGCTTTCCGTTCCACGTGCCTAGGTTCACCTCGTGAAGACGCCTTGTCCTATGGACTCGGCGAGGGCTCGGCTGCGACCGGCTCCGGCTGCCAGCCGCCCCCCGTCGCATGGTAGAGCTGGACCAGAGCAAGCCGCTCGGCCAATTCGCCCTGGGACTGCGCGATCTCAGCCTCGTATGCGCGCGACTCGCTGTCCAGCACCTCGAGATACGAGGTCTGGCCGTTCACGTACCTGATATTCGCGAGCTGCAGCGACTTCAGCGCAGCCGCACTGTTCGCCGCCTGCGCCACGGCGTATTTCCGATTGAGATCGTAGGCGATTAGCGCGTCTGCGACATCGCCCACGCCTTGATGGATCGACTGGACGTATTCGAGGACCGCCTGCTCTTTCGCGGCCTGCGATTTCGTCACATTGGCGTGAGCTGCGCCGGTGTTGAACACCTGCTGCACGATCTGCGGCAGGATCGAAATCGCGCTCTCGGGATAGTTGACGCCGTTGATCTGCGCGGTGCCTGCGCCCGCGGCCGCGCCGATCGTGAACTGAGGGAAGAGCAATGCGCGCGCAACCCCGATCTGCGCGTTCGCGGCGATGAGGTTCTCCTCGGATGCTCGGATGTCTGGGCGTTGCTCGAGCAGCGCCGATGGCAGGCCCGCCGAGGGCACGGCCGGCATCGCGACCTGCGATTGCAGCGGCAGCCCGCGGGGGATCGAGCCAGGGTAGTTGCCCAACAGGATGCTGAGCGCGTCCTCGACGGTCGCCGCGTCTCGCTGAATCAGGAGGATCGACGCGGTGACCTCCGCGACGAGTTCCTGGGCCTGCGCGACGTCCTGGAGGCCGTTCTTGCCTGCATGGTATCGCTCCAGCACGATCTTCAGGCTCTGGTTGCGCGACCGCAGCGCCTCTTGGGAGATGGCGAACTCCACATCGAGCTCGCGCAATTGGAAATAGAGACTCGCGACCGATTTGACGACGCTCGCCGTCACCGTCTCGCGCGCGAACTCCGACTGCAGCACCTGTGCGGCAGCCGATGCCGTCTCGCTGTGCACCTTGCCGAAGAGATCGACCTCGTACTGCAGCGTCAGCAGCGCCACAGGGATGAACTCTTCGCGCGGGATGAACGCGTTTTCGGGTCCGTCCGTCTTGGAGTACTGCGCGCTTGCAACCGCGTTGATCTGTGGATATCGGTTGCCGCTGACGATCGTCAGCTGCGCCTGCGCCTGCTGCACGCGTTGCATCGCGATGCGCACGTCGTAGTTCTGCGCCACCGCGGTCCGCAACAGCGTCTGCAACTCCGGGTCCTTGAATATCTCCCACCAGCCGAGCGCTCCCATCGGCGGCATCGTCTGCGATTGGGTCTGGTCCCGATACGCCGGCGGCATGGAGGCGTCAGGCCGCACGTACGCAGGTCCAGAACAAGTCGAAAGTAGCTGGAGAAGCGCGAACGTCGCGATGGCGAGTTTCATGGCATCACGTCAAAGGTGCGCCCGCCATCAGAACGGGATCGGATACAACCAGTTGAGCCATGTCTTCGTCCTGATGTCGATCTTGCGCAGAGCCGCCCAGGGGCCGCTGCTCTGCGCATACACCGCTGCCACGCCTTGCGCGCCGATGGGGAACCCGGCAGGGGCAGGCTCGTCCTTGGTCGGCTGGTCCATGAAGATCTGCACAGCGAACTGGTTTTGCGGCAGGTTCGGGTTCGCG is from Candidatus Eremiobacteraceae bacterium and encodes:
- a CDS encoding DUF2092 domain-containing protein, with product MRTTIGRVLIALLLLGPAVFGLAHQATAAQPTPRPTATPPPLEPRALDILKASSARLAAAKSMSFAALEIFEQPSRQGHPLASSTQYQVTLVRPDKLRIIMPGDGSPREYYYDGKTVTGYFPTENLAAVSPAPATIDTMLEAAYKLSGTYFPFTDVIVTDPYTDLSPGLKLAYYVGQSKVVGGTTTDVVAYVAFGVFEQVWIGADDKLPRLVRAVYLNDPAQLRHELAFSDWQIDPVVGADAFSSGAAANAKRIPFKHPWPGPTPAPKKNS
- a CDS encoding anaerobic sulfatase maturase, with the protein product MDERTLSRFHVMAKPAGAICNLDCSYCFFLDKEQLYPGSRFRMDDAMLETYIRQLIEGHRSNHVTVAWQGGEPTIMGVDFYRRAIAFQNKHKKPGMVFENTLQTNGTLLTDEWCEFFKANNYLIGISIDGPRELHDTNRVDKGGRGTFDNVMRGLRLLQKHGVEYNILTTVNRVNGDHPLEVYRFLRDEARTTWIQFIPVIERVNDDGRTLYQQGSKVSERSVLPKQLGDFLSAVFDEWVRYDVGKVFVQTFEAAARSWLGLPSGMCVFDATCGAGLALEHNGDLYSCDHFVEPKYLLGNIGERPMREMVNSDFQRDFGRAKLESLPKYCRECDVRFACHGECPKNRFITTPDGEQGLNYLCEGYKAFFHHIDRPMRLIGEFLKRGQEAKGVMPLLAAEHTRDRASAFAKAGRNELCPCGSSRKYKKCHGANAVAAKTN
- a CDS encoding HAD family hydrolase — encoded protein: MKRIKGLPSRPSGRPGAMARQEFLAFGGALLATVGLTGEAGSDPLPSWNDGAAKQAILEFVRVTTDSSNPKYVAPSQRVATFDQDGTMWVEHPIYTQVVFAFDRVIALAPQHPEWKTTEPFKSVLSGDKAAMAKFTVKDFEAIVFATHTGMSVNAFSAIAADWIGTAKQPRWNHLYTDLVYLPMLEVMRYLRANGYMTYIVTGGGQDFVRAYSDRVYGIPSRQIIGSAVETQYTYGKNGQTVLMRAPKLELNDNMSGKAEDIYLFIGGPPQAAFGNSTGDQQMLEYTQSGGGACLMMLVLHDDAQREYAYGPATGLPDTKVGTFTQALYDEAKARKWSVISMKQDWKRLFAFGS
- a CDS encoding HAD family hydrolase, encoding MTVADLLPSWNEGPAKAAIVDFVQRATDKASPDFVREEDRFATFDQDGTLWVEHPMYTQLVFALDRVVALAPQHPEWKNTEPFKSVLAGDKAALSKFTMKDLEAIVMTTHAGVTTEAFAEIVADWIAKARDPRWGRPYTELTYQPMLEVMNYLRASGFRVYLVTGGGQAFVRAFAQKVYGVPPEHVIGSAAKTEYVSDSEGRGVLMKQPDILLFNDVAAKPEDIYLFLGRRPHAAFGNSTGDQAMLEYTSGNRGARLMMLVFHDDAAREYLYGPATGLPDTPFGTFTQALYDDAKAKGWIVISMKNDWKRLFAFEASTSGRTS
- a CDS encoding efflux transporter outer membrane subunit; the protein is MKLAIATFALLQLLSTCSGPAYVRPDASMPPAYRDQTQSQTMPPMGALGWWEIFKDPELQTLLRTAVAQNYDVRIAMQRVQQAQAQLTIVSGNRYPQINAVASAQYSKTDGPENAFIPREEFIPVALLTLQYEVDLFGKVHSETASAAAQVLQSEFARETVTASVVKSVASLYFQLRELDVEFAISQEALRSRNQSLKIVLERYHAGKNGLQDVAQAQELVAEVTASILLIQRDAATVEDALSILLGNYPGSIPRGLPLQSQVAMPAVPSAGLPSALLEQRPDIRASEENLIAANAQIGVARALLFPQFTIGAAAGAGTAQINGVNYPESAISILPQIVQQVFNTGAAHANVTKSQAAKEQAVLEYVQSIHQGVGDVADALIAYDLNRKYAVAQAANSAAALKSLQLANIRYVNGQTSYLEVLDSESRAYEAEIAQSQGELAERLALVQLYHATGGGWQPEPVAAEPSPSP